The genomic region GAACGAATCCCGGACGCCCGCCTCATCGGCATCAACAACCGCGACCTCAAGACCTTCTCCACCGATTTGGGCGTCACCGTGCGCCTGGCCAAGCGTATCCCGGCCGACAAGCTCATCGTCAGCGAGAGCGGCATCCATAAACGGGCGGACGTCGAGCGGTTGCTCGAGGCTGGTGTTCATGCGATGCTGGTGGGAGAATCCCTCATCAAGGCGGAGGTCGTCGGCGCCAAGATCGCCGAACTTCGCGGGGCGGACGCCGACCCCGATGCTCGACGGAAAGAATCATGACGACGCTCCGATTGTTCTGTCTTCTGGCCGGTTGTCTGCTTCTGCAAGGCTGCGCCGAAGGGATGCACGGAAAATCAGACGAGTCCTGGAACAGTTGGATCGGCTCGACCAAAGACGACCGGGTCAGAGATCAGGGCATTCCCACGCGCTGCCATACGTTCAAGACCGGGGGTGAGGCCTGCGAATGGCCCATCATCTGGGCGCCCAACAGCAGCGGCACCATTACGATCAGCTTCGACGAGAAGGGCACCGCCTGCCAATGGGTCTACAAGGACAGTTACATCGAGAAGCGGAGCGATAAACGATGTCCCTGACGCGTGGCGCACCCGGCAGGATCAAGATCTGCGGGATCACGAACGAGGAGGACGCAGCCGCCGCGTTGTTGGCCGGAGCCGATGCCCTGGGGTTCGTGTTCTATCGCAAGAGTCCGCGCTGGATTGATCCGACCGTGGCGGGCCGCATCATCAGCTCCCTGCCGCCGTTCGTCGCGGCGGTCGGCGTGTTCGTCAACGAAGAAGTGAAGGTGGTGCGCGATCTCATGGACGGCTGCGGGCTTGCTCTCGCGCAGTTGCATGGGGATGAAACCGCCGCCTATTGTCTCGAGCTGGCGCGGCCCGCGGTCAAGGCCCTCCGCATCAAGGACCGCGGCAGCTTTCTCGCGCTGGCGGAATTCCAGGGGCGCGCGGGAATCCGTGGCTTTCTGCTGGACGCGTACGCCGAGGACGCCTACGGTGGAACCGGCCGCACCGTGGATTGGGCTCTCGCGGCCGAGGCGGCGCGAAGCGCCTCCGTGTTGCTGGCCGGGGGATTGACGCCCGAGAACGTGGCAGAAGCCATCCGGGCGGTGAGGCCCTACGGCGTGGACGTCAGCAGCGGCGTCGAATCAACGCCGGGCAAGAAGGATGCTGAGAAAGTCCGTCGATTCATCCAATCGGCCAGAGAAGCATTCGCAACCTGAACCGGATCGTCATCACCATGCCCAAGAAAATACGCAAGTCCTCCGCCATTCCCGACGCCAGGGGCCGTTATGGCATCTATGGAGGCCGCTATGTGCCGGAAACGCTGATGCCGGCCCTGCTCGAATTGGAACAGGAATACGCGAAAGCCAGGAACGACACGCGCTTTCAGGAGGAGTTTGCCTATTACCTCAAGCAGTACGTCGGCCGGCCCACTCAGCTGTATTTTGCGCAGCGGCTGACGAAACATCTCGGCGGCGCAAAAATCTATCTGAAACGCGAAGATCTCTGCCACACGGGCGCCCACAAGATCAACAACGCCATCGGCCAGGGTCTGCTGGCCAAGCGCATGAAGAAGCCCAGAATCATCGCGGAGACCGGCGCCGGCCAACACGGCGTTGCGACCGCGACCGTGGCGGCCATGTTCGGCTTGCAATGCGAGATCTACATGGGCACCGAA from Nitrospira japonica harbors:
- a CDS encoding phosphoribosylanthranilate isomerase — protein: MSLTRGAPGRIKICGITNEEDAAAALLAGADALGFVFYRKSPRWIDPTVAGRIISSLPPFVAAVGVFVNEEVKVVRDLMDGCGLALAQLHGDETAAYCLELARPAVKALRIKDRGSFLALAEFQGRAGIRGFLLDAYAEDAYGGTGRTVDWALAAEAARSASVLLAGGLTPENVAEAIRAVRPYGVDVSSGVESTPGKKDAEKVRRFIQSAREAFAT